In Acaryochloris sp. CCMEE 5410, the following proteins share a genomic window:
- a CDS encoding site-specific integrase encodes MSPPLATVATEFIDRPGLSEATIRSYEFTLMPLLQQYGRWPTELIDREILETYLNSLTGLRYSTHHRHQAILQALMNFAVERHYIRANPISRLPRRKPNPQRGEHNSDQAIRYLTPDQLHVLYQAVAKDRRTEALVRLLHRSGARISELLALDLSDVDFKDCRFQVLGKGNKQRWCFFSADAHDSLQKYLKYHRHAQSPALFTAQHRLTQQITRLSYGTAYKSFKQLISGYPELEGIRLHDLRHTFATERVGLMGLEELRALMGHQNIQTTLRYQKVTSAQAQQAAQQAFQSLLQR; translated from the coding sequence ATGTCACCTCCTTTGGCAACGGTCGCAACAGAATTTATTGACCGTCCGGGTCTGAGTGAAGCAACGATCCGTTCCTATGAATTTACTCTAATGCCCCTGCTGCAACAGTATGGCCGATGGCCAACGGAATTGATAGATCGCGAGATCTTGGAGACCTATCTCAATAGCCTTACGGGTCTACGTTACAGCACCCACCACCGCCACCAAGCTATTCTGCAAGCATTGATGAATTTTGCGGTTGAGCGCCATTATATTCGTGCCAATCCCATCTCCCGGTTACCTCGTCGTAAACCCAACCCCCAAAGAGGAGAACATAACAGCGACCAGGCCATTCGCTACTTAACTCCAGACCAGCTTCATGTCCTCTATCAAGCCGTGGCTAAAGACCGGAGAACAGAAGCCTTGGTCCGTTTGCTTCACCGAAGTGGGGCCCGAATTTCAGAGCTTCTAGCATTGGACCTATCAGACGTAGATTTCAAAGACTGTCGTTTTCAGGTCCTAGGCAAGGGCAACAAACAACGCTGGTGTTTCTTTAGTGCTGATGCCCATGACAGCCTCCAGAAATACCTCAAATATCATCGCCATGCTCAAAGCCCTGCCTTGTTTACAGCCCAGCATCGATTGACCCAACAGATTACTCGCCTCAGTTATGGTACGGCCTACAAGTCCTTTAAGCAGTTAATCTCAGGGTATCCAGAGCTAGAAGGGATTCGCCTCCATGATCTGCGCCATACCTTTGCAACAGAGCGAGTAGGACTGATGGGGCTCGAAGAATTGAGAGCCCTGATGGGGCATCAGAATATCCAAACCACCTTACGGTATCAGAAAGTCACCTCTGCTCAAGCCCAACAAGCTGCTCAACAAGCTTTTCAATCTCTTTTACAAAGGTGA
- a CDS encoding Tn3 family transposase, with the protein MTAIERTAYPQFKDRPTRKTLTELYTPTPSEIQFARANTRNPSNFLSLVVLLKSFQRLGYFPAPADIPSAIIGHLKSCLNVGKRIDLTPSTTSLNRFQQLIRTYLNVQPYGIEAQKLATTALANAALIKDHPADLVNIAIEELVKSRYELPAFRTLDDLAMTIRLRTHQQLFEQVCAQLSKTDKAYLDQILRPQSEDAEMTLNLLKAPPKKASLTHLKELQAKYESLMSFAYAQRILVDLPPAKIKYFAAQAQVLDIAELAKVNPSKRYTFLVCLIYRAQVKSRDHLADMFLKRMLGIHNRAKTRLVELREQHLATTESMLSIFGEVLDASAQKPSPTALGKQVQGILNAHGGAQALLDQCKQVSPYNTKNHLPLLWSFYVTYRKPIFRMVRSLNIQSTSQDQSLIEALHFLLEHEDRRSQYLPADLDLSFISDPWRQLVYAHDGEKEVLVRRQLEVCIFSYLATELNTGDACVPGSEKYADFRDQLLTWEECQPLLEQYCQELGIPSTPSGFIKHLKDQLTQLATEVDQICKDDPQITINPDNKPSLKRLTAAPRSKSAVQLEKKILEKLPERSVLDVLSNVQHWVNWTRHFGPLSGAEPKLRNPIERYLFTTFGYATNLGPNETARHTRGKMTAHMLSYVHRRHFTTQKIEAAIRDIINAYASLKLPRCWGTGKQAAADGSKFEIYDNNLISEYHIRYGGYGGIAYHHVSDQYIALFTHFISCGVWEAVYILDGLINNQSDIQPDTLHADTQGQCAPAFALSYLLGIQLMPRIRNWQGLSFFRPSSDAVYEYIDPLFDKKANWRLIEMHWQDLMRVVLSIRAGKLLPSTILRRLNSNSKKNRLYHAFEALGHVVRTQFLLRYISDKGLRRQVSECTNKVERYHQFLDWLFFGKEGVLTDNDPEQQEKQLKYLELVSSAVILQNAVDISTAVQKLHEEGYEIKQEDLATMSPYLTRNLRRYGDYVVDINDIPHPLELAIPLPIKILEAITI; encoded by the coding sequence ATGACCGCGATTGAACGGACTGCCTATCCTCAGTTTAAGGACCGCCCCACTCGTAAAACCCTTACAGAGCTATATACTCCGACCCCTTCGGAAATTCAATTTGCTAGAGCCAATACCCGTAACCCGTCGAATTTCTTGAGCCTTGTGGTCCTGTTGAAATCGTTTCAACGATTAGGCTATTTCCCTGCACCAGCAGATATCCCGTCAGCCATTATTGGGCATTTGAAATCTTGCCTTAATGTAGGTAAACGGATAGACCTGACACCTTCTACAACATCCCTAAATCGATTTCAGCAGTTGATTCGCACCTATCTAAACGTTCAACCCTATGGAATTGAAGCTCAAAAACTGGCAACTACCGCACTTGCTAACGCTGCTCTCATTAAGGATCATCCGGCAGATCTGGTGAATATTGCCATCGAAGAATTGGTTAAAAGCCGGTATGAACTACCCGCTTTTCGCACCCTAGATGACTTGGCCATGACCATTCGATTGCGCACGCATCAGCAATTGTTTGAGCAGGTCTGTGCACAACTGTCCAAAACGGATAAGGCTTATCTAGATCAGATCCTTCGCCCCCAATCGGAAGACGCTGAGATGACGCTCAATCTTCTGAAAGCTCCTCCCAAGAAAGCCTCCCTAACCCATCTTAAAGAACTCCAGGCCAAGTATGAATCCTTGATGTCCTTTGCTTATGCTCAGCGCATCCTGGTGGATCTGCCCCCTGCCAAAATTAAGTATTTTGCAGCCCAAGCTCAGGTGCTTGATATTGCTGAATTGGCAAAGGTCAATCCTTCTAAGCGATACACTTTTCTGGTGTGTTTGATCTATCGTGCCCAGGTCAAATCTCGCGATCACCTGGCAGATATGTTCCTCAAACGGATGCTCGGTATCCATAACCGGGCCAAGACTCGATTGGTTGAACTGCGAGAACAGCATCTGGCCACCACTGAATCTATGTTGAGTATCTTCGGTGAAGTGCTGGATGCATCAGCCCAAAAACCCAGTCCTACTGCCCTTGGCAAACAAGTTCAAGGAATTTTGAATGCCCATGGGGGTGCCCAAGCCTTATTGGACCAATGCAAGCAAGTCTCCCCCTACAACACCAAGAATCATTTGCCACTACTGTGGTCTTTCTATGTCACCTACCGTAAGCCCATCTTCCGCATGGTCCGGTCGTTGAATATTCAATCTACCAGCCAAGATCAATCCTTGATAGAAGCCCTTCACTTTCTCCTGGAGCATGAAGACCGACGGAGCCAATATTTGCCTGCAGATCTGGACCTGAGTTTTATCAGTGACCCATGGAGACAGCTTGTCTATGCCCATGATGGGGAAAAAGAAGTTCTGGTTCGGCGTCAATTAGAAGTCTGTATATTTAGCTATCTGGCCACGGAGCTGAATACAGGCGATGCTTGTGTTCCAGGTTCAGAGAAATATGCAGATTTTCGAGACCAGCTCCTGACTTGGGAAGAGTGCCAGCCTTTACTGGAGCAATATTGCCAAGAATTGGGGATACCCTCCACCCCTAGCGGTTTTATCAAACACCTCAAGGACCAACTGACCCAACTGGCCACGGAGGTGGACCAAATCTGTAAAGACGATCCTCAAATCACCATCAATCCAGATAACAAGCCCAGCCTCAAACGCCTGACGGCTGCACCCAGGTCCAAAAGCGCGGTGCAGCTAGAAAAGAAGATTCTGGAAAAACTACCGGAACGAAGTGTGCTGGATGTTCTCTCCAACGTCCAACATTGGGTGAATTGGACCCGTCATTTTGGTCCGCTATCGGGGGCTGAACCTAAGCTCAGAAATCCTATTGAGCGCTATCTGTTCACCACCTTCGGGTATGCCACCAACTTGGGGCCAAATGAAACAGCTCGCCACACTCGGGGGAAAATGACTGCCCATATGTTGTCCTATGTCCACAGACGCCATTTCACCACCCAGAAAATTGAGGCTGCCATTCGGGACATCATCAATGCCTACGCAAGCCTTAAACTGCCTCGATGTTGGGGGACGGGTAAGCAAGCTGCTGCGGACGGCAGCAAGTTTGAAATTTACGACAACAATCTGATCTCTGAATACCATATCCGCTATGGCGGCTATGGAGGCATTGCTTATCATCACGTATCGGATCAATATATTGCCTTGTTCACCCACTTCATCAGCTGTGGGGTGTGGGAGGCCGTCTACATTTTAGATGGGCTGATCAACAACCAATCTGACATTCAACCTGATACCCTCCATGCCGATACCCAAGGTCAATGTGCGCCAGCGTTCGCCTTATCGTATTTGCTGGGGATACAGCTAATGCCCCGAATTCGGAATTGGCAAGGGTTATCATTCTTTCGACCTAGCTCCGATGCCGTTTATGAATATATTGATCCGCTGTTTGATAAGAAGGCCAACTGGCGGTTGATTGAAATGCATTGGCAAGATCTCATGAGAGTTGTGCTCTCTATCCGGGCGGGGAAGCTCCTACCTTCAACCATTCTCAGACGTCTGAACAGCAACAGCAAGAAAAACAGGCTCTACCATGCTTTTGAGGCGCTTGGGCATGTGGTGCGAACCCAATTCTTGTTGCGCTATATCTCTGATAAAGGGCTCAGACGACAGGTGAGTGAATGCACCAACAAAGTGGAAAGATATCACCAATTTCTGGACTGGTTGTTCTTTGGCAAAGAAGGCGTTCTCACAGACAACGATCCAGAGCAGCAGGAGAAACAGCTTAAATATCTTGAGTTAGTGTCCAGTGCAGTCATTCTGCAAAATGCTGTGGATATTTCTACCGCAGTCCAGAAGCTACATGAGGAGGGGTATGAGATCAAGCAAGAGGACCTGGCGACGATGAGTCCCTACCTTACCCGTAATCTCAGGCGCTATGGTGACTACGTGGTCGATATCAACGATATTCCACATCCGTTAGAACTAGCAATCCCACTTCCTATAAAGATCTTAGAGGCTATTACTATCTGA
- a CDS encoding ParA family protein encodes MTYKAPTLVPLALAGGQGKTTVALMTGRILASYGIPVLFVDADPQASLTDFLGVDPEDRPTLLEVLTRSPEKLPLFKAIHEVPDNENLFLIPSTDELENANHSLAASPASISVLRNRIQQAGETVKDKDKITANFGVIIIDPPPERSHLTLTSLGSGDRWVICAEANIKGVKSLKRTKGLIETCQSMVPLGEFIGTIPFRAKWTGLNPTRVTRTNIEVMEALVGKELMLPHILESDIYKRAIDELTLPGELGYEALEFPLRSLIERLRPLLGQYAKSVPVLKTEEEE; translated from the coding sequence ATGACCTACAAAGCACCAACTCTTGTCCCACTTGCTTTGGCAGGAGGTCAAGGCAAAACGACAGTGGCACTTATGACTGGGAGAATTTTGGCAAGCTATGGTATTCCCGTTCTTTTTGTAGATGCCGATCCTCAAGCTAGTCTTACTGATTTCCTAGGAGTTGACCCGGAAGATCGTCCAACTCTTCTAGAAGTTCTGACGAGATCACCTGAGAAACTTCCATTGTTCAAAGCCATTCATGAAGTCCCAGATAACGAGAATCTTTTTCTCATTCCATCTACTGACGAACTAGAAAATGCGAACCACTCCCTAGCAGCCTCACCAGCAAGCATCAGCGTACTAAGAAATCGTATTCAACAAGCTGGTGAGACGGTTAAGGACAAAGACAAAATCACAGCTAATTTTGGAGTCATCATCATTGATCCACCTCCCGAACGCTCACACCTTACTCTCACGTCTCTTGGAAGTGGAGATCGCTGGGTTATCTGTGCCGAGGCAAATATTAAAGGCGTTAAATCCCTTAAGAGAACAAAGGGTCTAATTGAAACATGTCAGTCAATGGTTCCATTAGGTGAATTTATTGGAACAATTCCTTTTCGGGCAAAGTGGACAGGTTTAAATCCTACTAGGGTAACGAGGACCAACATTGAAGTCATGGAAGCACTCGTAGGAAAGGAATTAATGCTTCCACATATTCTAGAGAGCGACATTTATAAACGGGCTATTGACGAACTAACTCTACCTGGAGAACTGGGATATGAGGCCTTGGAATTCCCTTTACGAAGTCTCATCGAAAGGTTAAGACCCTTGCTCGGACAGTACGCTAAATCAGTTCCAGTCTTAAAAACAGAGGAAGAAGAATGA
- a CDS encoding HigA family addiction module antitoxin → MRMHNPPHPGEVIQEIYLDPFEMSARKVATHLGVHHSTFARVVCGESAVTPDMAIRLSRVLGGSPKSWLDMQANYDLWMAEQDDPHMELVALEFARTPIP, encoded by the coding sequence ATGCGGATGCATAACCCCCCTCATCCAGGAGAGGTGATTCAAGAAATCTACCTTGACCCCTTTGAAATGAGCGCCCGAAAAGTAGCAACTCATTTGGGTGTGCATCACTCAACGTTTGCTCGGGTTGTCTGCGGCGAGAGTGCCGTTACCCCTGATATGGCGATTCGCCTCTCAAGAGTATTAGGGGGTTCTCCAAAGAGTTGGCTAGATATGCAGGCTAATTATGATCTGTGGATGGCTGAGCAGGACGATCCTCACATGGAGTTAGTTGCTCTGGAGTTTGCCCGAACACCGATACCGTGA
- a CDS encoding isochorismatase family protein, protein MITPFTSENSALLLIDHQVGTMKLIHNLPLAVVQRNTLALAKTAKILNLPVVLTSSQETDVQGPLMPELADILPDAYQHRIQRAGIVNTWTDKNFKVAVEATGRNHLIMAGVTTDVCLVFPAISAVEEGYQVQAVMDASGSPYEVSEEMSRQRMEKAGVVLTATNTMMAELAQDWSRMEGGQLLQVLFEDVLPSIA, encoded by the coding sequence ATGATTACCCCCTTTACGTCTGAGAATTCTGCATTACTCTTGATTGATCATCAGGTGGGGACGATGAAGCTAATTCACAACCTGCCCTTAGCGGTTGTGCAGCGTAATACCTTAGCCCTGGCTAAAACCGCTAAAATTCTCAACTTGCCAGTGGTGTTGACCAGTAGTCAGGAAACCGATGTCCAAGGGCCGTTGATGCCGGAACTGGCAGATATCTTGCCTGACGCCTATCAACACCGGATTCAGCGGGCCGGGATTGTCAATACCTGGACAGATAAGAATTTCAAGGTCGCCGTTGAAGCCACGGGGCGTAATCATCTGATTATGGCGGGGGTGACGACAGATGTCTGTTTGGTCTTCCCGGCCATTAGTGCAGTGGAGGAAGGGTATCAAGTACAAGCGGTGATGGATGCTTCGGGCTCTCCCTATGAAGTATCGGAAGAGATGTCGCGGCAGCGCATGGAGAAGGCAGGGGTTGTCCTGACTGCCACCAATACAATGATGGCTGAATTGGCCCAGGACTGGAGCCGCATGGAAGGGGGACAGCTTCTGCAAGTCTTATTCGAAGATGTTTTACCCAGTATTGCTTAG
- a CDS encoding helix-turn-helix domain-containing protein — MKSKTNILDSQPYLRQALDLIADKWVVATLYVLSSGTKRYGELQRGIGDISQRMLTRTLRDLERNGLVHREVYPVVPPKVEYSITPLGRTLNDVLRTLCKWSLENFNQVEAARDAYDNGQAESS, encoded by the coding sequence ATGAAATCCAAAACGAATATTCTTGATTCCCAACCCTATCTAAGACAGGCCCTCGATCTGATTGCCGATAAATGGGTTGTTGCGACACTGTATGTGTTATCAAGCGGCACCAAACGCTACGGTGAACTTCAGCGGGGCATTGGTGATATTTCCCAACGGATGTTAACCCGAACCTTACGAGATTTAGAACGGAACGGCTTGGTTCATCGCGAAGTGTATCCAGTGGTGCCACCGAAGGTGGAGTACTCCATTACGCCTCTGGGTCGTACCTTAAACGACGTTTTACGCACCTTATGCAAATGGTCTTTGGAGAACTTTAACCAAGTCGAAGCGGCACGGGATGCCTATGATAACGGTCAGGCCGAGTCTTCCTAA
- a CDS encoding helix-turn-helix domain-containing protein, which translates to MLEGTCHQVDVTKPETMKAMVAAAPSFSNVFCPDALVPVDYYCQPAWETPSFYCQQHIITLCVGQSVQTYQITAEKGFQQAFCTRGTFGIYPAEQSQIVGWNERAEFIDLYLTPERIAHYVDPSLAFKRYELIPQFAVDDALIYNLGLTLKEQVEQDICNVFYIESALTMLIAHLLRYYSTHQKLICLAEYKLASVKLNQVIDYIHAHLERNPSLAELAALVDLSSCHFVKVFKQSTGTTPHQYLLRCRIEKAKQLLSQEKVPLAEIAQRVGFHDQSRFTSAFKKRVGVTPKKYRDHKI; encoded by the coding sequence ATGTTAGAAGGAACTTGCCACCAAGTTGACGTAACTAAACCAGAGACAATGAAAGCAATGGTTGCTGCTGCGCCCAGCTTTTCGAATGTTTTCTGTCCTGATGCTTTAGTTCCAGTTGACTATTATTGTCAACCAGCCTGGGAAACACCAAGCTTCTACTGCCAACAGCATATCATCACATTATGTGTTGGGCAGTCGGTTCAGACTTATCAGATCACAGCAGAAAAAGGCTTTCAGCAAGCGTTCTGCACTCGCGGCACATTCGGTATCTATCCTGCTGAACAGTCCCAGATCGTCGGTTGGAATGAGAGAGCTGAATTTATTGATTTGTACCTTACACCAGAAAGAATTGCTCATTACGTAGATCCTTCTCTGGCCTTCAAGCGCTACGAACTTATTCCACAGTTTGCTGTAGACGATGCCCTAATTTACAATCTGGGTCTGACACTAAAGGAGCAAGTAGAGCAAGATATTTGTAACGTCTTCTATATTGAATCTGCTCTGACGATGCTTATTGCACATCTGCTGCGGTACTACAGTACTCACCAGAAGTTAATTTGCTTAGCTGAATACAAACTAGCTTCTGTTAAATTGAATCAAGTTATCGACTACATTCATGCTCATCTAGAGCGCAACCCCAGCTTGGCGGAGCTAGCCGCACTAGTAGATTTGAGTTCCTGTCACTTTGTCAAGGTGTTTAAGCAGTCTACTGGTACAACTCCTCATCAATATTTACTCAGATGTCGAATTGAGAAAGCGAAGCAGTTATTGAGTCAAGAAAAAGTACCTTTGGCTGAAATTGCTCAGCGAGTCGGGTTTCATGACCAAAGCCGTTTCACGAGTGCATTTAAAAAGCGAGTTGGAGTTACTCCCAAGAAGTATCGAGATCACAAGATTTGA
- a CDS encoding HAD-IA family hydrolase, with protein sequence MTALIMFDFDGTVVDSLNIFIEAANRLAKDFSYSPFSLSQIPSFRELSLREMISQLGMPKWKFPFFIRRFRKELSGLMVDAQLVSGMEQALYSIYQEHYQLGIITSNSRQNVELFLDLHEMRHLFEFIYGGQVLSGKAQVLKKLSKRNKPISPSLVYVGDETSDIRAAKSVGLPNIAVDWGFNNREVLSASNPDILINSPSQLLAAITQLCEI encoded by the coding sequence ATGACAGCACTAATTATGTTCGATTTTGATGGTACAGTTGTAGACTCTTTAAACATCTTTATAGAAGCGGCTAATCGCCTTGCAAAAGATTTTAGTTATTCCCCCTTTTCTCTGTCTCAAATACCTTCTTTCAGGGAATTAAGTTTACGGGAAATGATTAGTCAGCTTGGGATGCCTAAATGGAAATTTCCTTTTTTTATTCGCCGATTTCGGAAAGAATTGAGTGGTCTTATGGTTGATGCTCAGTTAGTAAGTGGCATGGAACAAGCACTGTACAGCATTTATCAGGAGCATTATCAACTTGGCATAATCACATCTAATTCTCGCCAAAATGTTGAGTTATTCCTTGATTTGCACGAAATGCGACACTTATTTGAATTCATTTACGGAGGACAAGTTTTATCTGGTAAAGCTCAGGTGCTAAAAAAATTATCTAAGCGAAATAAACCTATCTCACCATCATTGGTGTATGTCGGAGATGAGACGAGTGATATACGAGCAGCAAAATCTGTAGGGCTACCAAACATCGCAGTAGATTGGGGGTTTAACAACCGAGAGGTTTTATCAGCATCTAACCCTGATATTTTGATTAACAGTCCTAGCCAATTACTGGCTGCAATCACACAACTATGCGAGATCTAA
- a CDS encoding ISAzo13-like element transposase-related protein, producing MVDNLQDWWNTLAPTEQQTLQLIQIKLDNGPENSGVRTQFLNRLVAFSDHIGTAIQLLYYPPYHSKYNPIERCWGILEQHWNGTLLTDVDTLLGWASTMTWKGNHPVVTLTQKIYKTGISLTKQAMKGIEKRLERHPQLPKWDILIHPI from the coding sequence ATGGTCGATAATCTCCAGGATTGGTGGAACACCCTGGCCCCCACCGAACAGCAAACCCTGCAGCTCATCCAGATCAAGTTGGATAACGGTCCTGAGAATAGTGGGGTACGCACTCAGTTCCTCAATCGACTGGTGGCATTTAGCGATCACATCGGCACCGCTATTCAACTCCTGTACTATCCGCCTTATCACAGCAAGTACAACCCCATTGAGCGATGTTGGGGGATTTTGGAGCAACACTGGAACGGAACCTTATTAACCGATGTTGATACCCTGTTGGGATGGGCTAGCACCATGACTTGGAAGGGTAATCACCCCGTCGTGACCTTGACACAGAAGATTTATAAAACAGGAATTTCGCTTACTAAACAAGCAATGAAAGGCATTGAGAAACGATTGGAGAGACATCCTCAGTTACCCAAGTGGGACATCCTAATTCATCCAATTTAG
- a CDS encoding LysR family transcriptional regulator has protein sequence MDFNAVALFVKVVQYGSFSETSRRTNTPVATVSRRIQALEKDLGVRLLERSTRRLRLTDAGTSFWEYANQGVEAFETGLSTLDRDQLDLSGKLRLSLPPGFIPWRQLLQDFQSCYPNVEFEVLVTDRRVDLIGDGIDVALRIGDRKHEHAIAHRLGAYRHLLVASPSLLERFGIPQSLEDLLKIPCANWHTPTHSNTWQLGAETIEINPLLQVNDYLHLLDLALAGLYVTELPPFLAHTHVENGNLIALLKDYPFPLSELNLLYPSRMHLSRLVKTYINFCSDWAVNLFQT, from the coding sequence ATGGACTTTAACGCTGTAGCCTTATTTGTCAAAGTAGTTCAGTATGGCAGCTTTTCGGAGACATCTCGACGAACAAATACTCCAGTTGCAACCGTGAGTCGACGTATTCAAGCCCTAGAAAAAGATTTAGGTGTTCGCCTATTAGAACGATCAACCCGGCGTTTAAGGCTGACAGATGCAGGAACAAGTTTTTGGGAATACGCGAATCAAGGCGTTGAGGCATTTGAGACGGGACTATCCACGCTTGATCGCGATCAACTTGATCTTTCCGGTAAGCTGCGACTTTCGCTGCCACCAGGCTTTATCCCTTGGCGACAATTGCTACAAGATTTTCAAAGCTGCTATCCCAATGTCGAATTTGAAGTATTGGTGACTGATCGTCGTGTTGATTTGATTGGAGATGGAATCGATGTGGCGCTGAGAATTGGAGATCGTAAACATGAACATGCGATTGCCCACAGGTTAGGAGCATACCGTCACCTGCTTGTCGCAAGTCCCAGTTTGCTCGAAAGATTCGGTATTCCTCAAAGTCTTGAAGATCTTCTCAAAATACCGTGTGCCAACTGGCACACGCCAACCCATTCAAACACTTGGCAGCTAGGAGCCGAAACTATTGAAATTAACCCATTACTTCAGGTCAACGATTATCTTCATCTTCTTGATCTTGCTTTAGCTGGACTATACGTGACAGAACTTCCACCATTTCTAGCCCACACCCATGTTGAAAATGGCAATCTAATAGCTCTACTTAAAGATTATCCTTTCCCACTCTCCGAACTAAATTTATTGTATCCATCTCGTATGCATCTATCGCGTTTGGTTAAAACCTATATCAATTTTTGTTCTGACTGGGCTGTCAACTTGTTTCAAACCTAA
- a CDS encoding HAD family phosphatase, which translates to MERQFANDTGIDTSLQALIFDMDGVLTDTLPYHLKAWLQYSTTVPELDAARREQLEQKDGALNKLLAQMSGKRNEELLPELLGYPVAAADIQRWSSGKEAVYRSLIQHEIQWMPGLIPFLQLAKAVGLKLGLGTSACRENVNLLMQQDGLGDFFAAQVIETDVERGKPDPQCYLLVAERLGVEPDQCLVFEDAISGTQAARNAGMRCWGLLTSHSETELQQVGAEYCIQDFTDPALQQLIGH; encoded by the coding sequence ATGGAAAGACAATTCGCAAACGACACTGGTATTGATACATCATTACAAGCCTTGATTTTTGATATGGATGGTGTTCTCACGGATACATTGCCATATCACCTTAAAGCCTGGTTGCAATATAGTACGACGGTTCCTGAATTGGACGCTGCCAGACGAGAACAATTGGAGCAAAAAGATGGAGCGCTTAATAAACTGCTGGCGCAAATGAGCGGAAAGCGGAATGAGGAGCTGCTGCCAGAATTGCTGGGATATCCGGTAGCCGCTGCTGATATTCAACGCTGGAGTTCGGGAAAAGAAGCCGTCTATCGATCTTTGATTCAACATGAAATTCAGTGGATGCCGGGCCTGATTCCATTTTTACAACTGGCCAAAGCTGTTGGATTGAAGCTAGGATTGGGGACCTCTGCCTGTCGAGAGAATGTCAATTTATTGATGCAACAAGATGGCTTGGGAGACTTCTTTGCTGCTCAGGTAATTGAAACGGATGTCGAACGAGGTAAACCTGACCCGCAATGTTATCTCCTCGTGGCTGAGCGTTTGGGTGTTGAACCAGATCAGTGTTTAGTGTTTGAAGATGCGATCTCAGGTACCCAAGCTGCTCGTAATGCCGGAATGCGATGCTGGGGGCTCTTGACCAGTCACTCTGAAACTGAACTACAACAAGTAGGTGCTGAATACTGTATTCAAGACTTTACCGATCCAGCCCTCCAACAGTTAATAGGTCATTAG
- a CDS encoding N-acetyltransferase — protein MYNYSGNALTSVQQKTAAAALGQSFSQDPFMTYLLPNAATRVQQLTKLFLPLIRCSLRYGGVEIAPEGGGALLWISGEYFPFRLSQIAQSSLRWIPFLLGLSAYRRLQVHEKAFEHALQEKAPASFAYLWVVGVHPHHAGRGLGKQMIQSALDSMQHHGHSTCVLRTENPQNVGLYEHLGFQQIHTDTPPDSKLQYWLLSKELV, from the coding sequence ATGTATAACTACTCTGGTAACGCATTGACATCTGTTCAGCAAAAGACTGCTGCAGCAGCACTGGGGCAATCCTTTTCCCAAGACCCATTCATGACCTATTTACTGCCAAATGCTGCAACACGAGTGCAACAACTGACGAAATTATTTCTACCTTTAATTCGCTGTAGCCTTCGTTATGGGGGGGTTGAAATTGCTCCAGAAGGGGGCGGTGCGCTCCTGTGGATTTCTGGTGAATATTTCCCCTTCCGATTATCTCAAATTGCTCAAAGTTCTCTACGCTGGATCCCGTTTTTACTTGGCTTGTCTGCGTATAGACGTCTTCAGGTGCATGAGAAAGCCTTTGAACATGCACTTCAGGAAAAAGCCCCAGCTAGCTTTGCCTATCTATGGGTCGTTGGTGTTCATCCACACCATGCTGGACGTGGCCTCGGTAAGCAGATGATTCAATCAGCTCTAGACTCTATGCAGCATCATGGTCATTCAACTTGTGTACTGAGAACTGAGAATCCACAAAATGTTGGACTTTACGAACATCTTGGTTTTCAGCAAATTCATACCGATACTCCACCAGACAGTAAGCTCCAATATTGGTTGCTATCAAAAGAGCTAGTGTGA